The Cellulomonas fulva genome includes a window with the following:
- a CDS encoding ParA family protein, whose product MLVLGVCSLKGGVGKTSVTLGLASAALERGLRTLVVDMDPQGDSTMSLGVRPEGADVASVLDEPGEESVRAATTPSTWADEGLDVLPGSERSARHDRLEEGDLDRLRYALSWVRDYDLVLVDCPPSLGSLTRLGLTACDRAVVVTEPGLFAVMAVGRAMRTIDELRRGPAATLQPLGIVVNRVRARSLEQAYRLDELRTLYGPLILSPDVPERAALQQAQGAAQPVHAWPGAAAAELSRVFEALLDRALRAPRR is encoded by the coding sequence GTGCTCGTCCTCGGTGTCTGCAGCCTGAAGGGTGGCGTCGGCAAGACGTCCGTGACGCTCGGCCTCGCCTCGGCCGCGCTCGAACGCGGCCTGCGCACGCTCGTCGTCGACATGGACCCGCAGGGCGACTCGACGATGTCGCTCGGCGTGCGGCCGGAGGGAGCGGACGTCGCGAGCGTGCTCGACGAGCCCGGCGAGGAGTCGGTGCGCGCGGCGACGACGCCGAGCACGTGGGCGGACGAGGGGCTCGACGTCCTGCCCGGCTCCGAGCGCAGCGCGCGCCACGACCGGCTCGAGGAGGGCGACCTCGACCGCCTGCGCTACGCGCTGTCGTGGGTCCGGGACTACGACCTGGTGCTGGTCGACTGCCCGCCGTCGCTGGGCTCGCTGACCCGGCTCGGGCTCACCGCGTGCGACCGCGCGGTCGTGGTCACCGAGCCGGGGCTGTTCGCCGTGATGGCGGTCGGCCGGGCGATGCGGACGATCGACGAGCTCCGACGGGGGCCGGCCGCGACGCTGCAGCCGCTGGGGATCGTCGTGAACCGCGTGCGCGCCCGCTCCCTCGAGCAGGCGTACCGCCTCGACGAGCTGCGGACCCTGTACGGGCCGCTGATCCTCTCCCCCGACGTGCCCGAGCGCGCCGCCCTGCAGCAGGCGCAGGGCGCCGCGCAGCCCGTGCACGCGTGGCCGGGCGCGGCCGCCGCCGAGCTCTCGCGGGTGTTCGAGGCCCTCCTGGACCGCGCGCTGCGGGCACCCCGCCGCTGA
- the ftsR gene encoding transcriptional regulator FtsR: MSPASGGRARRHVDEVPDVPDVAQEPSRSGAPDEPAAHEPWPRGLSRRASMRISDVLAALQIEFPAVTPSKLRFLEEQGLVEPVRTPAGYRQYSPADIERLRFVLRQQRDRYMPLRVIGERLAALDAGEEDEPTSRARLAATDGVLQRADERVGAAALAQESGVEAEFVAELVAAGVLVARPGGTFEPWAREVVTTAAALAEHGIDVRHLRQFRQAAERQADLVDQVVAPWRGQRNASSRAHAATLAAELGELCARMHTALVRAAVTDVAP; the protein is encoded by the coding sequence GTGAGCCCGGCGAGCGGGGGGCGCGCACGGCGGCACGTGGACGAGGTCCCGGACGTCCCCGACGTCGCGCAGGAGCCGTCGCGGTCCGGCGCACCCGACGAGCCCGCCGCGCACGAGCCGTGGCCGCGCGGCCTGTCCCGCCGCGCGTCCATGCGGATCTCCGACGTGCTCGCGGCGCTCCAGATCGAGTTCCCGGCCGTGACGCCGTCCAAGCTGCGCTTCCTCGAGGAGCAGGGACTCGTCGAGCCCGTCCGCACGCCTGCGGGGTACCGGCAGTACTCGCCGGCCGACATCGAGCGGCTCCGGTTCGTCCTGCGCCAGCAGCGGGACCGGTACATGCCCCTGCGCGTGATCGGCGAGCGCCTCGCGGCGCTCGACGCGGGCGAGGAGGACGAGCCGACCTCGCGCGCGCGCCTCGCGGCGACGGACGGCGTCCTGCAGCGGGCCGACGAGCGCGTGGGCGCGGCCGCGCTGGCGCAGGAGAGTGGGGTCGAGGCGGAGTTCGTCGCCGAGCTCGTCGCCGCCGGCGTCCTCGTCGCGCGGCCGGGCGGGACGTTCGAGCCGTGGGCCCGCGAGGTCGTCACGACGGCGGCTGCGCTCGCCGAGCACGGCATCGACGTCCGGCACCTGCGCCAGTTCCGGCAGGCGGCCGAGCGGCAGGCGGACCTGGTCGACCAGGTCGTCGCGCCGTGGCGGGGTCAGCGCAACGCGTCGTCGCGCGCGCACGCCGCGACGCTGGCGGCCGAGCTCGGGGAGCTGTGCGCGCGGATGCACACGGCGCTCGTGCGGGCCGCCGTGACGGACGTCGCGCCCTGA
- a CDS encoding DUF881 domain-containing protein, which translates to MADPDEDVPPPSVPADGDRRAEDAPVRASEQADARPVTDGAGAPDAGRLTAGDGLADDGLADDGPAVEPQDDPTADHEAPVHEAPVHHAAVDQAPAEVRPAGPAVPDEPASDAAVPDEPVAEPGPAPQVTGDAPAPAPSIRAAATTTTVAPTDGPTATPEDDAATEPATEPATEPVVEPATDPAGASPANGWRVLGASLRPRATRAQLLAGVLCALLGFAVVVQVRQNDESALAGLRQSELVRILDETTERGDQLRQEVSDLRGERDELLSGSDRQQAALDSLRRSAVTQGILSGRLPAEGPGVEVLLVDPEGGLQPTTMLNMLEELRNAGAEAIQLNDQRITASSSFTGTRGAVALDGVELQAPFTWRAIGDPETLAIALQIPGGAMATVRGAGASGEVDQLDLVQVTAVRALPDPAYATPVPPEGG; encoded by the coding sequence GTGGCGGACCCCGACGAGGACGTGCCGCCGCCGAGCGTGCCGGCCGACGGCGACCGCCGGGCCGAGGACGCGCCCGTGCGCGCCTCGGAGCAGGCCGACGCGCGCCCGGTCACCGACGGCGCCGGCGCACCCGACGCGGGACGCCTCACGGCTGGCGACGGTCTCGCCGACGACGGTCTCGCCGACGACGGTCCCGCCGTCGAGCCGCAGGACGACCCGACGGCGGACCACGAGGCGCCGGTCCACGAGGCGCCGGTCCACCACGCGGCCGTCGACCAGGCGCCCGCCGAGGTCCGTCCTGCCGGCCCGGCCGTTCCCGACGAGCCCGCGTCCGACGCGGCGGTGCCCGACGAGCCCGTCGCGGAGCCCGGTCCCGCGCCGCAGGTGACCGGCGACGCGCCCGCTCCGGCGCCGTCCATCAGAGCGGCGGCCACGACGACGACCGTCGCGCCGACGGACGGCCCGACGGCGACCCCGGAGGACGATGCGGCAACCGAGCCGGCAACCGAGCCGGCAACCGAACCGGTCGTCGAACCAGCAACCGACCCGGCAGGCGCCTCGCCTGCCAACGGCTGGCGCGTCCTGGGCGCCTCGCTGCGTCCCCGCGCGACGCGTGCCCAGCTGCTCGCGGGCGTGCTGTGCGCGCTGCTGGGGTTCGCGGTCGTCGTCCAGGTCCGGCAGAACGACGAGAGCGCGCTCGCGGGCCTGCGTCAGTCGGAGCTCGTCCGCATCCTGGACGAGACGACGGAGCGCGGCGACCAGCTCCGCCAGGAGGTCTCGGACCTGCGCGGCGAGCGGGACGAGCTGCTGTCCGGCTCGGACCGGCAGCAGGCGGCGCTGGACTCGCTGCGGCGCAGCGCCGTGACCCAGGGGATCCTCTCAGGCCGGCTGCCCGCGGAGGGCCCGGGCGTCGAGGTGCTGCTCGTCGACCCCGAGGGCGGGCTGCAGCCCACGACGATGCTCAACATGCTCGAGGAGCTCCGCAACGCGGGCGCCGAGGCGATCCAGCTCAACGACCAGCGGATCACGGCCAGCTCGTCGTTCACGGGCACCCGTGGCGCCGTGGCGCTCGACGGCGTCGAGCTCCAGGCTCCGTTCACGTGGCGCGCGATCGGCGACCCGGAGACGCTCGCGATCGCGCTGCAGATCCCGGGCGGCGCGATGGCGACGGTGCGCGGCGCCGGGGCGTCCGGCGAGGTCGACCAGCTCGACCTGGTCCAGGTCACCGCGGTGCGGGCGCTCCCGGACCCGGCGTACGCGACGCCCGTCCCGCCCGAGGGCGGCTGA
- a CDS encoding small basic family protein yields the protein MIAVIGLVIGVVAGLVLQPTVPPELQPYLPIAVVAALDAIFGGVRAMLDGIFDDRVFLISFLSNVIVAALIVFLGDQLGVGSQLSTAVVVVLGIRIFSNAASIRRHLFKA from the coding sequence GTGATCGCCGTCATCGGCCTGGTCATCGGCGTCGTCGCAGGCCTGGTGCTGCAGCCCACCGTGCCACCCGAGCTCCAGCCCTACCTGCCGATCGCCGTGGTGGCCGCGCTGGACGCGATCTTCGGCGGCGTCCGGGCCATGCTCGACGGGATCTTCGACGACCGCGTCTTCCTCATCTCGTTCCTGTCGAACGTCATCGTCGCGGCGCTCATCGTCTTCCTGGGCGACCAGCTCGGCGTCGGCAGCCAGCTCTCGACGGCCGTCGTCGTGGTGCTCGGCATCCGGATCTTCTCCAACGCCGCCTCGATCCGCCGTCACCTGTTCAAGGCCTGA
- a CDS encoding ankyrin repeat domain-containing protein gives MPLPRRKTLPRDIASVLAEGDIEAMRRVFDRCHVDATGGSSRHTTLSFTECPDDLARWLVDRGADVDARDAHERTALHHRLDDGAVELLTSLGADVTAVDYLGETPLHHAAGRARVDGVRALLRHGADVAARDRGGRTPLAVALDRCTNLAIAPTSELAAVLLTAGATVDDAMRARVTAIGESFEFSREAFNPDYLADTDAGLARLYELFEVEPVPPLRRHDGSAPIEVSATTWPDQHAELWRLLVPARGAALTVQGEVVRVCGRLGREILDNGSINWDADFRRMTDAVPDYLASGTPLPHDQRQEAAHLVATVRTGAARADELSRMTELAVGWVLLNPRPMGLAAPAYAR, from the coding sequence GTGCCGCTCCCGAGGAGGAAGACGCTCCCCCGCGACATCGCGTCCGTCCTGGCCGAGGGCGACATCGAGGCGATGCGACGTGTGTTCGACCGCTGTCATGTCGACGCGACCGGCGGGTCCTCCCGTCACACGACCCTCAGCTTCACGGAGTGCCCCGACGACCTCGCCCGCTGGCTCGTCGACCGGGGCGCGGACGTCGACGCGCGGGACGCCCACGAGCGGACCGCGCTGCACCACCGGCTCGACGACGGTGCGGTCGAGCTGCTCACGTCGCTGGGCGCGGACGTCACGGCGGTCGACTACCTCGGTGAGACTCCCCTGCACCACGCGGCGGGACGCGCGCGTGTGGACGGGGTGCGTGCGCTGCTCAGGCACGGTGCGGACGTGGCCGCGCGCGACCGGGGCGGTCGCACTCCCCTGGCCGTCGCACTGGACCGCTGCACGAACCTCGCGATCGCGCCGACGAGCGAGCTCGCGGCGGTGCTGCTCACGGCGGGCGCCACGGTCGACGACGCGATGCGGGCGCGGGTGACGGCGATCGGCGAGTCGTTCGAGTTCAGCCGAGAGGCCTTCAACCCCGACTACCTCGCGGACACGGATGCCGGGCTGGCGCGCCTGTACGAGCTGTTCGAGGTGGAACCGGTGCCGCCGCTGCGCCGCCACGACGGGTCCGCGCCGATCGAGGTCTCCGCGACGACCTGGCCGGACCAGCACGCCGAGCTCTGGCGGCTCCTGGTCCCGGCTCGGGGCGCGGCACTCACGGTGCAGGGCGAGGTCGTGCGCGTCTGCGGTCGGCTCGGGCGGGAGATCCTCGACAACGGCAGCATCAACTGGGACGCGGACTTCCGTCGGATGACCGACGCGGTGCCCGACTACCTGGCGTCGGGCACGCCGCTGCCGCACGACCAGCGCCAGGAGGCGGCCCACCTCGTCGCGACCGTCCGTACCGGCGCAGCGCGTGCCGACGAGCTCTCCCGGATGACCGAGCTGGCGGTCGGGTGGGTGCTGCTCAACCCGCGTCCGATGGGCCTGGCCGCTCCCGCCTACGCGCGGTGA
- a CDS encoding bifunctional nuclease family protein, translating to MEEPELVVVEVVGVRRHPAVEEIVVLLLDAESELVVPIMIGPAEAGAIAAAQAGVVPPRPMTHDLLRDLLVAAGEQVVGVRITRLTEGVFHAEIELGNGARVDARASDAIAVALRFGVPVRCSAEIVALAGIEVVVTDGAEGAEEDVERFREFLDQVTPEDFETGKEPEGG from the coding sequence GTGGAAGAGCCCGAGCTGGTCGTCGTCGAGGTCGTCGGGGTGCGTCGGCACCCCGCGGTCGAGGAGATCGTCGTGCTGCTTCTCGACGCGGAGTCCGAGCTGGTGGTGCCGATCATGATCGGGCCGGCGGAGGCGGGAGCGATCGCCGCCGCGCAGGCCGGTGTGGTCCCTCCCCGCCCCATGACGCACGACCTGCTGCGCGACCTGCTCGTGGCCGCGGGCGAGCAGGTGGTGGGCGTGCGGATCACGCGTCTGACGGAGGGCGTGTTCCACGCGGAGATCGAGCTCGGCAACGGCGCCCGGGTCGACGCGCGCGCCTCGGACGCGATCGCGGTGGCGCTGCGGTTCGGGGTCCCGGTGCGGTGCTCGGCCGAGATCGTCGCGCTGGCGGGCATCGAGGTCGTCGTGACGGACGGCGCCGAGGGCGCCGAGGAGGACGTCGAGCGGTTCCGGGAGTTCCTCGACCAGGTCACGCCCGAGGACTTCGAGACCGGCAAGGAGCCCGAGGGCGGGTGA
- a CDS encoding phosphotransferase enzyme family protein, which translates to MKAPSVTMLWESVDAHEALLERFGFADATAAAHHLTVVIADHWDLRVTCERVVLSDQNLLAWVHAGPRSFVVKACAAEALFARLAGIAEVVALIGGRGLPVAAPVPALDGTHRVVVAGPVPLSVFVMPLNAGAPLDPLDHAALRATGAALARMHRALAEVDPELPGPVPHALLGAAGPRPVSAPPEDAPARARAPRAAARLDSLLGGLANLGDTTTLVHGDVRGANVLIADGGAAVLLDHDSMGLGHRVLDLARGAATIATQFRSWDPPPPGAHLHVLDGYRDVAALSSLEEQWLHAALLAESLRQIPAGDDPAGWAVAVERDL; encoded by the coding sequence GTGAAGGCGCCCTCGGTGACCATGCTGTGGGAGAGCGTCGACGCTCATGAGGCCCTCCTGGAGCGCTTCGGTTTCGCCGACGCCACCGCAGCTGCTCACCACCTCACGGTCGTGATCGCCGACCACTGGGACCTGCGCGTCACGTGCGAGCGCGTGGTCCTGAGCGACCAGAACCTCCTCGCGTGGGTGCACGCGGGCCCCCGTTCCTTCGTCGTCAAGGCATGTGCCGCCGAGGCGCTGTTCGCCCGTCTTGCCGGCATCGCGGAGGTGGTGGCCCTCATCGGCGGCAGGGGCCTGCCCGTGGCCGCGCCCGTGCCGGCGTTGGACGGTACCCACCGCGTGGTGGTCGCCGGGCCCGTGCCCCTGTCGGTGTTCGTCATGCCGCTGAACGCCGGCGCGCCGCTCGATCCACTCGATCATGCCGCACTGCGGGCGACTGGTGCGGCGCTGGCCCGGATGCACCGCGCCTTGGCCGAGGTCGACCCTGAGCTCCCCGGACCGGTGCCGCACGCTCTGCTCGGGGCCGCCGGCCCAAGGCCGGTCAGTGCGCCGCCGGAGGACGCACCCGCCCGCGCCCGCGCTCCACGAGCGGCCGCCCGGCTCGACAGCCTGCTCGGAGGGCTGGCGAACCTCGGCGACACCACGACTCTCGTGCACGGGGACGTCCGGGGGGCGAACGTGCTGATCGCCGACGGGGGAGCCGCCGTGCTGCTCGACCACGACAGCATGGGACTCGGGCACCGCGTGCTCGACCTCGCGCGAGGCGCCGCGACGATCGCGACCCAGTTCCGGAGCTGGGACCCACCGCCGCCCGGCGCCCACCTGCACGTGCTCGACGGGTACCGCGATGTGGCGGCACTGTCGTCGCTCGAGGAGCAGTGGCTTCACGCCGCGCTGCTCGCGGAGAGTCTGCGCCAGATCCCGGCCGGCGACGACCCCGCCGGCTGGGCTGTTGCCGTCGAGCGCGACCTCTGA
- a CDS encoding GNAT family N-acetyltransferase: MQIRFATEDDWDAVSRIRLRALREDPDAFGSSLSREERFKEKHWRMRVRTVPTWLAVDDAGEPRGLVSMLQEPGSPTDDRHVVSLWVAPEQRRQGIGWALLDAVRQAALADGARTVSLWLVDGNNAAGDLYVRAGFTRTGERMALQRDQDVLEERYVLKLPRHL, encoded by the coding sequence GTGCAGATCAGATTCGCGACCGAGGACGACTGGGACGCCGTCTCCCGTATCCGGCTCCGGGCGCTGCGCGAGGACCCCGATGCGTTCGGGTCGTCGCTGAGCCGCGAGGAGCGGTTCAAGGAGAAGCACTGGCGCATGCGCGTGCGGACCGTGCCCACCTGGCTCGCGGTCGACGACGCGGGGGAGCCGCGCGGACTGGTCTCGATGCTGCAGGAGCCCGGCTCGCCCACCGACGACCGCCACGTCGTCAGCCTGTGGGTCGCCCCCGAGCAGCGACGTCAGGGCATCGGCTGGGCGCTGCTCGACGCGGTCCGTCAGGCGGCGCTGGCCGACGGCGCCCGGACCGTGTCGCTGTGGCTCGTCGACGGCAACAACGCAGCCGGCGACCTCTACGTGCGCGCCGGCTTCACGCGCACGGGGGAGCGCATGGCCCTCCAGCGCGACCAGGACGTGCTCGAGGAGCGGTACGTCCTCAAGCTCCCGCGCCACCTCTGA
- a CDS encoding MerR family transcriptional regulator yields the protein MLNENAEDVTSVPQRAQGLLFDDDLPDLDTATGYRGPTACRAAGITYRQLDYWARTGLVEPSVRPATGSGTQRLYSFRDILVLKVVKRLLDTGVSLQQIRSAVSHLRERGVDDLAQITLMSDGASVYECTSADEVIDLVQGGQGVFGIAVGRVWREVEGTLAELPTERAEDEQETPGEHPSDELARRRQARSAI from the coding sequence GTGCTGAACGAGAACGCGGAGGACGTCACGAGCGTCCCGCAACGCGCGCAGGGCCTCCTGTTCGACGACGACCTGCCGGATCTCGACACCGCGACCGGCTACCGCGGCCCGACCGCGTGCCGTGCCGCCGGCATCACGTACCGGCAGCTCGACTACTGGGCCCGCACCGGGCTGGTCGAGCCGTCCGTCCGTCCCGCGACGGGCTCCGGCACCCAGCGCCTGTACTCCTTCCGGGACATCCTGGTGCTCAAGGTCGTCAAGCGCCTGCTCGACACGGGCGTGTCGCTCCAGCAGATCCGCTCGGCCGTGAGCCACCTGCGCGAGCGCGGGGTCGACGACCTCGCCCAGATCACCCTGATGTCGGACGGCGCCTCGGTCTACGAGTGCACGTCGGCGGACGAGGTCATCGACCTGGTGCAGGGCGGCCAGGGTGTGTTCGGCATCGCCGTCGGCCGCGTCTGGCGCGAGGTGGAGGGCACGCTCGCGGAGCTGCCGACCGAGCGGGCCGAGGACGAGCAGGAGACGCCGGGGGAGCACCCGAGCGACGAGCTCGCGCGCCGTCGCCAGGCGCGCAGCGCGATCTGA
- a CDS encoding FHA domain-containing protein translates to MMDDERTTRTPGGPETTVNFGQLSPVEIEQGAPVGLTPDESAAVHALPPTSALLVMQRGPSAGARFLLDAERTVAGRSTQADIFLDDVTVSRKHAEFVRDGAHFVVRDIGSLNGTYVNRTRIDQTVLRSGDEVQIGKYRLTFHPSPHREPEA, encoded by the coding sequence ATGATGGACGACGAGCGGACCACACGCACGCCCGGCGGCCCGGAGACCACCGTCAACTTCGGTCAGCTCTCGCCGGTGGAGATCGAGCAGGGCGCGCCGGTCGGCCTGACCCCGGACGAGTCGGCCGCCGTCCACGCGCTGCCGCCCACGTCCGCGCTGCTGGTGATGCAGCGCGGCCCCAGCGCCGGCGCGCGGTTCCTCCTCGACGCCGAGCGCACGGTCGCGGGCCGGTCGACGCAGGCGGACATCTTCCTCGACGACGTGACCGTGTCGCGCAAGCACGCCGAGTTCGTGCGCGACGGTGCGCACTTCGTCGTACGGGACATCGGCTCCCTGAACGGGACGTACGTGAACCGGACCCGGATCGACCAGACGGTGCTGCGCTCGGGGGACGAGGTGCAGATCGGGAAGTACCGCCTGACCTTCCACCCGAGCCCGCACCGCGAGCCCGAGGCATGA